The genomic segment CTCCCCTAGCTTCCACGTTCAAACTTAACAGCAGAACTAGCCCTATGATGAGTGCTAAGGGCAAGAACAAATTAAGCCAATCTCGTGATGTCTCTCTTTTCATACTTCACTTAAAGGACAAGAACAGAATTACAAACTAGTCTTCAACATCAGTGCTATCCATCTCCAGTACGGAGTAACTCTACTGCTCTATTGTTAACTTAACTTGTTGTCGGTACAAAGTTAAAAAGGTAGGTGAACCGTAAATGTACTACCCCGTCCTAATTGACTTTGAACGTGAATACTGCCTTTGTGTGCTTGGACAATTGCCTGAGCAATCGCTAAGCCTAAACCCGAACCACCATTTGTGCGGGAGCGATCGCTGTCAACTCGATAGAAGCGATCGAAAATTCGCTGTTGATTTTCTGGCGCAATACCAACTCCTGTATCTTGAACTTTAACAAGGGCGTAAAACTCGCTTTCTTCCAAAAAAACAGTAACTTTTCCGCCGCTAGGTGTGGATTGAATTGCATTAACAATTAAGTTAGAAATTAAACGATACAGTTGTTCTTCATTGCCGATAACGTACAGTTTTTTTGACACTTGTACCTGTTTGGAGAGAATAACCTGAGTCTCTACTGCCAAAAATGCTAATTCCTCAATTAAATCGCTAATTAAATCATTCAAACAGCAAGGCTGATATTTTTCTATTAGTTGTCTTTGATCTATCCTAGTCAACAGCAGTAAATCACCCACCAATTGCGATAGGCGACGGTTTTGGCGTTTCAGTACATCTAAAATTCCACTATTTGATTTTGGCTCTTGCTGTAACTTTATAGCAGCTTCAATGGTGGAGTGCATTGCTGCTAAAGGCGTGCGAAACTCATGGGCAGCATCAGCAGTAAATTGTTGCATTTGTTGATAGGAATGATACACGGGTTGTATTGCCCTTCCCGCCAACCACCAACTAGACAAAGCAACGAAAATCATGGAAACTGGTAACCCTAAAATCAAAGTTAATCTCAAATAAGCAAGATTTTGGTCTAGATCGGTGAGGCTTCGTGCCACTTGTAGATAACCCGAAAGCTGGTTTTGAGTATACAAAGGTAAAGTGATTTGACGGTATCGAGTGCCAGAAGAATCTGTTAGGATTTGCCAATGCTGTGATGATGAGGTAAGGGGTAACTTCTCAAATTGTATACCTGCGCTTGCAAACAGTGTTCCCGAACGATTCAATAAGCGTATATAGTAATTAACTTGGTTAGCTGCTTCTGCTATTGGTTGTTTAATAATAGTTGTTTTAGGCAAACAGGTTGTTGGAGTCATACACACTTGTAAGGAAAGTTCTTTAGCAAGTTGCTGTAAATGTCCGGGTTGCTGCCAAGCGGTTTCAATACTTTTATGGAGTACCTTTGCTACGGATTGCAGTCCTTGGTCTATGCTTTTATGGTAAGCATGGGCAACCACAGTATAAACACCCAAACCAGATATCCCTAAAATACTACTCATAACGAGAGTAT from the Tolypothrix bouteillei VB521301 genome contains:
- the rppB gene encoding two-component system sensor histidine kinase RppB translates to MERNTIFHQTRLQLAAWYTLVMSSILGISGLGVYTVVAHAYHKSIDQGLQSVAKVLHKSIETAWQQPGHLQQLAKELSLQVCMTPTTCLPKTTIIKQPIAEAANQVNYYIRLLNRSGTLFASAGIQFEKLPLTSSSQHWQILTDSSGTRYRQITLPLYTQNQLSGYLQVARSLTDLDQNLAYLRLTLILGLPVSMIFVALSSWWLAGRAIQPVYHSYQQMQQFTADAAHEFRTPLAAMHSTIEAAIKLQQEPKSNSGILDVLKRQNRRLSQLVGDLLLLTRIDQRQLIEKYQPCCLNDLISDLIEELAFLAVETQVILSKQVQVSKKLYVIGNEEQLYRLISNLIVNAIQSTPSGGKVTVFLEESEFYALVKVQDTGVGIAPENQQRIFDRFYRVDSDRSRTNGGSGLGLAIAQAIVQAHKGSIHVQSQLGRGSTFTVHLPF